DNA from Massilia antarctica:
GCGAGAAGCCGACGGCGGCGATCAGGTCGAGCTTTTTGCGCGCCAGGCCGCGCAGCACTTGCTCGGCCTGGGTATCGCTGCTGGCCTGCGCCTCGATGTATTTGATGTTGGTCTCTTTTTTGAAGCGCTCGGCGCCTTCAAACGCGGACTGGTTGAACGATTTGTCGAACTTCCCGCCGGCGTCGTACACGATGCCCAGTTTCGGGTCGGCAGCCGTGGCGCTCGCCGCGACGCAGAGCGCCGCGATCGTGATACTAAGTTGCTTAAATTTCATGAGTTCACTCCTGGAAAGCGATATTGTACCCGGCACACCGGCTGCGATGGGGCGAAAGGAATGCGTAAGCTTAACGACACTAAGCGAGCAAAGCCAGCAAATTGGCGTGTGCTTGCTCGAATTGTGTCAGGCCGGCGCGCAAGAGGTCGTTACCAATTGTATCGAGCCCGATGCCGTGGCGGCCCAGTTGCGTCAATACGGCGCGCGCGCCATCGACGTCTTCTTCCAGCGACCGGCGCGCTTCGCCGTGGTCGCGGAAGGCCGCCAGGGTCGCATCGGGGACGGTGTTGACGGTGGCCTCGCCAATCAGTTCTTCGACATAGGTGACGTCGCGCATGGCCGGATTTTTCACGCCGGTGCTGGCCCACAGCAGCCATTGCGGGGTGGCGCCGAAGGCGGCAAAGATGGCGAAGCCGCTGTCGTTGCGGAAGTCGTGATAGGCCACGCGCGCGGCGGCGATGGCGGCCTTGCCGCGCAGGGCGTCGGCGCCCTGCGGCAGCAGCGCGTCGACAGCAGCATCGACCCTGCTGATAAACACGCTGGCCACGCTGGCGATGCGCTGCACCGACAGCATCGCTTCCAGGCGGCGCGCCAGGCCACGCCGGTGCGCGGCGCGCACGGCGGCCAGTTGGGTGGCGCTGAAAATCAGGGTGACGTTAACGTTGATGCCGGCGTAGATCACTTCTTCAACGGCGGCGATGCCTGCCTCGGTGGCCGGAATCTTGATCATCGCGTTCGGCCGGCCGATCGCGGCCCACAGGCGGCGCGCTTCAAGCACGGTGCCGGCGGCATCGTGCGCCAGGCGCGGCGAGACCTCGAAGCTGACAAAGCCCGCATGGCCGTCGCTGTCGGCGTACAGCGGCGCGAACAGGTCGCACGCGGCCTGCACGTCGGGCAGGACCAGCGCTTCGAAGCGCGCTTCCGGGTCGGGGTGGGCGGCGCGCAAAGCCGGCAGCGCGGCCTGGTAGGCGGCATCGCTGCGGATCGCGTTATAAAAGATGGAAGGGTTCGAGGTGACGCCCTGGATGCCGTCGTCGGCGATCCAGCGCGCCAGTTCGCCCGAGGCGATCAGTTCGCGGCTGAGGTTATCGAGCCAGATTTGCTGGCCCAGGGCGGCTACGGCCTTGAGACGGCTGGCGGATGCACTAATTTGGTTCATGGCAACTTTCCTGGCGGGCTATGTCGTATTGTTGCAACAATTCATGTGGCGAAAATCACGCGTCTTTACGTGTTGAACTTTGCTCGTCCAGGCCCGGTGCGCGCGGCCCGTATCGTCGCCATTGTTCGCTACGCCCGGGAGTGCGTAAGGCTAGGTAATATTGCGCCGCGCCATATAAGACAGGCACAGCTTTAGAACTATGCATCACCGTTAATATGTATGGCAAATACGATTTTGCTTCGTCATTTATATGATCGAAATATAAATGAAAACGTAATTGTCATGATTTCGGGTCAATTCTTTTCATGCTAGGATGCCCAGGCACTATCAAGATTCAGACGGGAGCGTAGTCGCAGCGGGGTGATGAAGACTGTTTTGTGCGCTGCAAGGCGTCCGGGCGGTACCTGTCGCCAGAGCGCGATGCGAACCGGAAGGCAGGATTCATGAGATGGTTAATCGATCTAAGGAATTACTTAAATGACAATAAAAAGCAAGCAGTTCGCCACCCGTTCGCTGATCGCCCTGGCAGTCGCCAGCGCCTTTCCGCTGCACGTTGCGATGGCCCAGGACAAGCCAGCCGAAGAAGCCAAGCCGCAAGCCGGCCAGCTGGAGACCGTCATCGTGACCGCGCAGCGCCGTTCCGAGAACATCAAGGACGTGCCGATGGCGATCACCACGCTCAAGGGTGAAAAACTCGACGTGCTCACCGCCGGCGGCCAGGATATCCGCTTCCTGTCGGGCCGTTCGCCCAGCCTGAACGTCGAATCCGACTATGGCCGTTCATTCCCGCGCTTTTACATCCGCGGCCAGGGCAATACCGACTTCGATCTGAACGCATCGCAGCCGGTCGGCCTGGTGGTCGACGACATCGTGCAGGAAAGCCCGATGCTCAAAGGCTTCCCGGTCTTTGACGTCGACCAGGTCGAAGTGCTGCGCGGCCCACAGGGCACGCTGTTCGGCCGTAACTCCCCGGCCGGCGTGATCAAGTTCGACTCGGCCAAGCCGCAGATCGGCAAGACCGACGGCTACGCCACGGTCGGCATCGGCAACTACCGCAGCAAGAACTTCGAAGGCGCGGTCAACCTGCCGATCAGCGACACCGTCGCCGCGCGCGTGTCGGCGCAGTCGCAGAACCGCGGCGACCGCGTACATAACAACCGTCCCGGCAACGGCACCAAGGATTTCGAGGGTTACCACGACGACGCGCTGCGCCTGCAGGTACTGGTCAAGCCGACCAGTAACTTCAGCGCCCTGTTCAACGTGCACGCGCGCGACATGGATGGCAGCGCCACCCTGTTCCGCGCCAATATCCTTAAAAAGGGCACGAATGAGCTGGTCGACGGCTTCAAGTACGGCCGCTACGACAGCGACGGCGTGAACGAACAGCGTCTCTCGACCGAAGGCGCCAGCATGCGCCTGCGTCTGGACCTGTCCGGCGTCACCTTGCACTCGATCACCGGTTACGAGTCGGCCGACTTCTATAGCCGCGCCGACGTCGACGGCGGCTATGGCGCCGTGTACGCGCCGCCGATGGGCCCGAGCTACACCAACCAGGCCGCGTTCATCCCCTTCGTGGTCGAGACGGCGGACGTGCTGCCGAATCACCGCCAGTTCACCCAGGAGTTCCGCGCCGAATCGGTCAACAGCGGCCCGCTGCAGTGGATCGCCGGCCTGTTCTACTTCAACGAAGACATCCAGATCGACAGCATCAGCTTCGACTCGCTGGCGCCGGGCAATCCGCAGAACCCGTTCTACGCGACCCAGACCCAGCACACCAAATCGTGGGCGGCTTTCGGTTCGATGAACTACACCGTGACCGACAAGTTCAAGCTGCGTGCCGGCCTGCGCTACACCAACGACAAGAAGGATTTCGCGGCCAAGCGCGTCGAGTTGACCACCGCCGGTCCTTTCGGGATCAGCAACGAGTCGAAAAACGTCAGCTGGGATATGTCCGGCACCTACGCGCTCACCCCCGATTCCAACCTGTTCGCGCGCGTGGCCACGGGCTACCGGGCACCGAGCATGCAGGGTCGTTTGAACGGCCTGGCCGACCGTCCATCGTTCGCCGAAGCAGAAAAGGCGCTGTCGTACGAAGCCGGTATCAAGCAAGACCTGTTCAATCGCCGTGCGCGCCTGTCGGCCAGCGTATTCCAGTACCGCGTCAAGGACAAGCAGCTGACCGCCGGTTCGGGCCAGATCAACATGAACCAGTTGATCAATGCCGACCGCGTGACCGGCCGGGGCGTGGAACTGGACTTCCAGGCCAACCTGTCGGACGCGCTGCGCATGACCCTGGGCGGCAGCTACAACGACACCGAGATCAAGGATTCCAAGCTGTTCGTCCAGACCTGCGGCAACGAGCCGAATACCAAGGGTGTGAACGGGTGCACGCCGACCGGCGTGGCGGGTCCTTTCGCGTACACGCAAAAGCTGAACGGCAACCCTCTGCCGCGCGCACCTAAGTGGCAGGGCAACTTCACCTTGCGTTACAGCGTGCCTGTAGCCGATGGTGAATTCTTTGCGTACACCGACTGGGCGTATCGCAGCACCTACAATATGTTCCTGTACGA
Protein-coding regions in this window:
- the tal gene encoding transaldolase, with translation MNQISASASRLKAVAALGQQIWLDNLSRELIASGELARWIADDGIQGVTSNPSIFYNAIRSDAAYQAALPALRAAHPDPEARFEALVLPDVQAACDLFAPLYADSDGHAGFVSFEVSPRLAHDAAGTVLEARRLWAAIGRPNAMIKIPATEAGIAAVEEVIYAGINVNVTLIFSATQLAAVRAAHRRGLARRLEAMLSVQRIASVASVFISRVDAAVDALLPQGADALRGKAAIAAARVAYHDFRNDSGFAIFAAFGATPQWLLWASTGVKNPAMRDVTYVEELIGEATVNTVPDATLAAFRDHGEARRSLEEDVDGARAVLTQLGRHGIGLDTIGNDLLRAGLTQFEQAHANLLALLA
- a CDS encoding TonB-dependent receptor — protein: MTIKSKQFATRSLIALAVASAFPLHVAMAQDKPAEEAKPQAGQLETVIVTAQRRSENIKDVPMAITTLKGEKLDVLTAGGQDIRFLSGRSPSLNVESDYGRSFPRFYIRGQGNTDFDLNASQPVGLVVDDIVQESPMLKGFPVFDVDQVEVLRGPQGTLFGRNSPAGVIKFDSAKPQIGKTDGYATVGIGNYRSKNFEGAVNLPISDTVAARVSAQSQNRGDRVHNNRPGNGTKDFEGYHDDALRLQVLVKPTSNFSALFNVHARDMDGSATLFRANILKKGTNELVDGFKYGRYDSDGVNEQRLSTEGASMRLRLDLSGVTLHSITGYESADFYSRADVDGGYGAVYAPPMGPSYTNQAAFIPFVVETADVLPNHRQFTQEFRAESVNSGPLQWIAGLFYFNEDIQIDSISFDSLAPGNPQNPFYATQTQHTKSWAAFGSMNYTVTDKFKLRAGLRYTNDKKDFAAKRVELTTAGPFGISNESKNVSWDMSGTYALTPDSNLFARVATGYRAPSMQGRLNGLADRPSFAEAEKALSYEAGIKQDLFNRRARLSASVFQYRVKDKQLTAGSGQINMNQLINADRVTGRGVELDFQANLSDALRMTLGGSYNDTEIKDSKLFVQTCGNEPNTKGVNGCTPTGVAGPFAYTQKLNGNPLPRAPKWQGNFTLRYSVPVADGEFFAYTDWAYRSTYNMFLYEAKEYKAKSLVEGGLRFGYKWDKYEVAAFARNITDKVQSVGAIDFDNLTGMVNEPRSLGVQLKATF